DNA from Desulfarculus baarsii DSM 2075:
TATCGTGGGTAAATGTCTGGAGCAACGCCCCGCCGGCCGCCGCCTTTCCGGCGGTGGCCCTTGCGCCGACTTTCCAGCGGCGTGGCGGCTTGGCGTTGTTCACAGGCGCTCCATTTTTTAGCTCCGCCTAACCAGCGGCTTAAAAAAAATTAGGCCGCGAACTCCAGGAGCATCTCCTCCAAGGAGCCCACGCCGGTGCGGCCCAGGGCGATGAAGGGCTTGCCGGCTTTTTTGCATTCGGCCTTGACCGTGGCCAGGGCCCCGTGGCTGTTGACCGAGGTGATGAAGACCACCACGTCGGACTTGATGACGATCTGGCGCAGGCGACGGCTGCCGCCCCGCACGTGACCGGGGTGGAAGCTGCACTGGCCGCCCAGCTTGTCGATGGCTTGGCAATAACTGCCCTCCATGCGCTCCAACCCGCCGATGACCGCCACCTTCAGCCCCTGCAACGGGCAGCAGGCGCATTGGGCGCTGACCGCGCAAGCGCCGCGACCACCGGACCGCCGCCGGCCGCCCCGACCAAGGCTGGTGCGCTGGCCAGCGTCCAGGCCCATCTGCCGGGCGTGATCGTCGGAGACCAACCACGGCCGCAGGCAGGCCATGCCCTGGCCCAGCATTTCGGCGGCCAGAGGGCCGGCCATGCCGCGCACGGCTTCGTTTTGGTGTCGCAGACAAGCCCACAAAGCGCCCACGCGGTAGCCGCCACCGATCAGCCGCGCCTGGGCCGCTTCGGGGTTCAGGCGGCGCAACTTGTTTATTTCGCGCCTAAAACGACGATCGAGATGCGCGGCCACCGCCCCGGCCACCGCCGGAACCTCGCGGCAGGCCAGGTGCAGGCGGGGCAGCAGGTCGTGGACCGTCATGCCCTGCGCGGCGCTGCCGGGCTCGGTCGCGGCCAGCATTTCGGCCATGGCCTTGGGGCCCAGCGCCCCATTTAGAAGCACGGTCAAAGTGAGCTGATCACAATGCCAATCCGGGTGCGTTTCCGGCTGTTTTGCCGCATTTGTATTGATAAGACTGGGCATAACTAGTTTGACCTTTCTTAACAATGTGGCAAAATCCATTCACGGCGCCCTGAAAGACGCCACTATTGGCGCTCACGACGATTTTTTTGTTTGATACATCTAAATTAGTTGGGTGTCAACATAAAACGTGCTATCTTTTTCGCATACACGAGACTTTTTAAAGAAAAGGGGCGGCAAACTCATGAGCACCACCAAACATTCGGGCGATCACCAAGAGCTGACCCCCCAACTGGAAGACTACCTGGAGACCATCGCCCTCCTGCAGGAGCAAAGCCCCGTGGCCCGGGCCAAGGACATCGCCGACCGTTTGGGCGTGACCCCGGCCACGGTCACCTCGGCCCTGCGCAGCTTGGCCGAAAAGGGCCTGATCAACTATCAGCCCTACAGCCACATCACCCTCACCGACCAGGGCCGCCAGCGAGCCCAGGATGTTTTGCGCCGCCACGAGGTGCTGTCCGAGTTTTTCGGCGTGGTGCTGCGCGCTCCGTCCCGGCAGGCCGAGGACAACGCCTGCCGCGCCGAGCACGTGCTCGACCCCGACATCATCGAACGGATGGTGCGGTTTTTGAGTTTTCTCAAGAACTGCCCGCGCACGGGCCAGGTCTGGCGTGAGGCTTTCGAGCGTTTTTGCCACGAAAAGCCCGATCACGCCGATTGCAAGGAGTGCGTCGGCCGCTGTCTGGCCGAGCTCTACGCCCCGCCCGCCGAGTGAGCCTCTCCGGCGGCCAAGCGTCGCCTGAACAGCTCCAACGAGTCCCGGGCCGTCACCCGGCCGGCCTGGATGTGCACCACCGCGTCGGCCAGGGCCACGATCTCCTCGGGTTGATGGCTGACGTAGATCACCGGGATGGCCATGCGCCCGCGCAACCGGCCGAGGTAATGCAAAACCTCGTCCTTGCGCTGGGCGTCCAGCGAGGCCAGGGGCTCGTCCAACAAAAGCAGCCGAGGGCTGGCCAGCAAGGCCCGGCCGATGGCCACGCGTTGCTTTTCGCCGCCCGAAAGCCGCCCCGGGCGTCGCCGCAGCAACGGCTCCAGGCCAAGCATCTCCACCACCTGCTCGAAATCGGCCCAGGCCTGGCCCGGTGGGGTCAGACGCTGGCCATAACGCAGATTGGCCCGCACCGATAGATGCGGGAACAATCGCCCCTCCTGAAATACATAGCCTACCCGCCGCTTTTCTGGCGGCAGGTTCACGCCCGTGGCCGAGTCGTAAAGCGCCCGGCCGTCCAACTCCACGCGCCCGGCGTCGGGCCGCGTGAGCCCGGCCAGCATGCCCACCACCGACGTCTTGCCCGCCCCCGATGGCCCGAACAAGGCCGTTACGCCAGGCGCGTCACGGCAAAACTCCACCTCCAGGTCCAGCTCTCCCAACCGCTTGCGCAGCTTGGCCAAAAACATCGCCCTAACCCCCCAGCCTGGCCGCCAGCCGGCGCGAAAGCAACTCCGAGGCCAACAGCGCCCCCAGGGCCAGAACCATGGCCACCACGCACAGCCGCGCGGCCACTTCCTCGCCGCCAGGAGCCTGCAAGGCGCTGTAAAGCGCCAGGGGCAGGGTGCGCGTCTGGCCGGGAATGTTGGAGACAAAGGTGATCGTGGCCCCGAACTCGCCTAGGCCACGGGCAAAGGCCAGCACCAGCCCGGCCAACACGCCGGGCAAGGCCAGGGGAAGGATGATCGTCAAAAACACCCGCCAGCGCCCCGCGCCCAACGTGCGCGCCGCCTGCTCCAAACCCACGTCCACCGCCTCCACTGACTGCCTGATGGCCCGCACCATCAACGGAAAGGCCACCACCGCCGAGGCCACGGCCGCCCCTTTCCAATCGAACATGAAATTCAACCCGAAGACGTCATGAAGCCATGACCCCACAACGCCACGCCGTCCCAGGATCACCAACAGCAAATAACCCGTCACCACCGGCGGCACCACCAGCGGCAAATGCACCAGCCCGTCCAAAAGCGTCTTGCCCGGAAAACGCAGCCGAGCCAATATCCAGGCCACGGCGATGGCCGGCCCCAGGCTGCCCGCCACCGCCCAGAGCGCTACCCACAAGCTCAAGCGGATGGCCTGCCACTCCGCCGGGCCCAGCGCAAAGATGTCCAAACCAGCAACCTCCGGCCACCGAAAATCAGCGAGGCCGCGCCAAATACAGGCGCGGCCCCGGCGCTTCGGCCCGCTCCGCGCGCTACTTCACCACGAAACCATATTTCTTGAAAACCTCCGCCGCCGCCTCGGAACGCAAAAATTCGGCAAACCCCTTGGCCGCCACCGTGTCGCGGCCGGCGATCAAGGCCACGGGATAAACCACTGGCTTGTGGCTGTCGGCCGGGAAGGCGGCCACCACTCGCACCTTGTCGCTGATGGCCGCGTCGGTGGCGTAGACCACGCCCAACGGGGCCTCGTCGCGCTCGACCAAAGCCAGGGCCGCCCGCACATTGGCCGCCAAGGCCAAATTGTCGGGGCCAAGCTGTGGCCATACGCCAAGGTTGGTCAAGGCTTCCCTGGCGTAGATGCCCACCGGCACGTGGTCCGGGTCGCCCATGGCCAGGCGGCCGCCGGCCAGCCACTCCGTCAGCGGAAAACCTGGCTTGACTTCGCCCTGAATCGTGCTCGCGACGGGCGCGATCAACACAAGCTGATTGCCCAGCAAGTCAATGCGCGAACCCTCGGCCAACAACTTTTTTTGGGCCAGATAGTTCATCCACGCGGGATTGGCCGACAAAAACACATGCACCGGCGCGCCGTTGGCGATCTGCTTGGCCAAAGTCGAACTGGAAGCGAACGAACATACCACCTTGGCCTTGCCCGCCGCCTCATAGGCGTTGGCGATGTCGGTCATGGCGTTGGTGGTGGAGGCCGCGGCAAACACCGTCACCGTTTCCAACTGTTGAGCCGCGCCCGGGCCCGCCGCCAACAATAGCGTCAAACCCGCGATCAACGCGGCCACCTTTGCGCGCAACATCGAACACCTCCAGGCGAAGCGCCGTGTTTGGATGAATCTTGAGCCGGCGGGCGGCCCAGCATGGCCCCCCGCCACAATCACTTTTTTAAGCATAGTTCACAATCGCCGAATCGTCGACGAGGGTATGAAAATGATATGGTTATATCATTAAAGATATAGCGAGGCAAGCTTTGACGACCCCACGCGCGATGCGGTCAACGTGGTCCGAAACGGGCAGGGGGTTCGTTTTAGCCATGGGTGGTGGGTGTTGTTGGGTTGGGTTGGGTTGGTTGAGTCGGTGTGGCCGGCTGAAATGGTGGAAGATCAATTTGAGATAAAACCAAGAAGGCGGCGAAGGTCAAGGTCAAGGTTAAGGTTAAGAAGTTAGAATGAGAGTTGAGAAGAAGAATAAGAATGAAGAATAAGAATGAAGAGTAAGAATCAAGAATAAGAAAAAGAATAAGAAAAAGCCATTGCGGGGCGGGGAGGGGGCTCTTTTGCGGCGACAAAACCTGTACAGATATAGTATTTACCTGACACTGCCGCCCCTGGCGGGGTGATTTTTAGGCGGCCTTTTGGGACGCCTTTTCCTTGGGCTTCTTACGCCCGGGCAGGCCCTCCAGGAAAGCCTGACTCGGCGTCCTGCCGTTCATGTTCCGGCCCTGGTGCGCCCGCTCATGGTTGTAATGGCGCAGATACTCATCCAAGTCGGCCTGCATCTCATCCAAGGTTTCATACCATTTCTGACGGCCCTTGATCCGGAAATGCTCGTCCAAGAGCGTCCGGTGAAGCCGTTCCACGAAGCCATTGCTCTGAGGCCGACGCACCCTGGTGGTGCGGTGTTCGATCCCCTCAAGCTGCAGAAACAGCTCATACGGATGCTGGTCTGGCCGGCCGCAAAACTCTCGCCCATTGTCCGAAAGCACCGTCTCAATCACCGCGTCGTGGGCCTCAAAGCACGGCAGCACTTCCTCGTTGAGCACATGCACCGCCGTGACCGGAAGCTTGCTGGTGTACAGGCGACCCCAGGCGTGGCGGCTGTGGCAGTCGATGACCGATTGTAGATACACCTTGCCCACGCCCTTGAGCGCGCCAACGAAAAACGTGTCCACCGCCACCAGGGCCCCGGTGTGCCGGGCCTCGATGTGGCGGTCGCGAAACTCCGGGCTGAAGCGCTCCAAAGCCCGAATCTGCTCGTCGCTGAGTTGAATGTCCTGGGCGCGAACCGATTGCTCGAGACGCAAAAGACGCTCGTGCCGCGTGAGCATCTCGTGGCGACTCCACACGCCTCGCACGCCGCCGGAACTCACTTGCACGCCGCGAAGGGCCAATTGCTGCGACACGCGAAGCGCTCCGTGGGTCGGATACTCCAGGCTGTAAGCCATGATCGCCGCCTCAACCTCCGCTTCCACACGATTGGGATGCGGCCCCTTGGGGCCGGGCAAACGGTCCACAAGGCCCTGTGCGCCGTAGGTCTGGAAATTGCGCCGAATCTCGTAAAACTGCTGCCGCGAGTAGCCCATCAGTTTGCAGGCCCGGCTGACGTTGCTCAATTCCCCAGCAAGCTCTAGCAGACTCAGCTTCCTTCGTGCTACCTTCTTCTCCGTGGTCATGTTGCCCTCCTGTGTTGAGGTTTGTTCGAGTTTCGCAACTACAAACCTACCCCAACCAAGGGCGGCATGACCACTTCCTCTACGTGGTCGACTGTCAGGTCATTACTAGATCAGCACACAAAACCGCCCCCTCGCCCGCCCCGCGCCCCACCCCTCCCCCGCAAAATAGCCTTCCGACCGCTGGAGCGCGTTTGTGGCTCCGAGGTGTCCGTGGCCACGCCGCCCGTTCGCGGCGCTGGTGCATGGGCTCTTAGAAGTCGGGCGCGGCTGCTTTGATAGCGGCGCTACAAAGAATCGCGGAATCGCGTTGGCTGGATTTAGCGGCCTATCACCGGGAGCTACGGAGGGTAGGTGATAACCTCCCCTACTCGACCCGCTCTGCCTGGCCGGGCGCCGGCCCACCGGGAGCTACGGACGGTAGGTGTTAGCCCGGCCTACTCGACCCGCTCTGGAAGGCCGGGCACCGGCCCACCGGGAGCCACTGACGGTAGGTGTTAGCCTGGCCTACTCGACCCGCTCTGGGAGGCCGGGCGCCGGCCCACCGGGAGCTACGGACGGTAGGTGTTAGCCTGGCCTACTCGACCCGCCTTGCCTGGCCGGGCGCCGGCCCACCGGGAGCCATGGAGGGTAGGTGATAACCTCCCCTACTCGACCCGCTCTGCCTGGCCGGGCGCCGGCCCCGCTCTGCCTGGCCGGGCGCCGGCCCGGCCTTGCGAGTTTTTTAATAAGGCAGCAGGTCTTTTTCTTTTGGGACGAACCAGAAGCATGGCGGTTCGGTGGGTGCGGGGAATTCGAGGTAGCCCAGTTGGGCGTAGGTGTTGACCCAGTCGACTTCGTAGGCGACGTCGGCGTTGGAGCAGCGGACGACGTCGTTGGAGAGTTCTTCGCAGAAGAGGCAGGCGGGGCAGCGGCATTCGGTCATGGTGTGGTCCTTGGTCAATCGCGCATGGTGTCGGCGAAGCTGCGCAGTTTTTGGCGGGCGTCCTGCAGGGTGGCCATGAGGGTGAGGCTATGGTTGGCGAACATGGAGTCGCGGGAGCCGTTAAGGACGAAGCACGGTTCGAACTGGGCCAGGCGCAGGTCTTCGATGACGCTATCGATCATATCGGTGGAGCGTTTGGCTTTGATGACTTCGCGGAATTCGTAGCGCGAGGCCATGAGGATTTGGCGCATGGCGTAGGCGACGCCGCGGGCGTGATAGAAATTGTCGTCGATTTGTGACCAGGGCACTTTGACGTAGGTTTGTTTGGTGTCTTCGGTGTTGGGGTCGCCGGCGGCTTCCTGGCTGGCGACGAGGATGCGGTCGCGTGGCGCGTTGGCCAGGCGGGTGCTTTCGCCGCCGAGGAGGCTGGCGAACTGGTACATGAGCACGACGAGGTTGTCGGTGCGGGGATAAAAGGTGCTTGAGCCGTTTTGGAGGCCTTGTTCGTATTCGCGCAGGGCCTTGACGCCGCTGGAGAATTTGGCTTCGGCGGCGGGGAAGAGCCAGAGGTTGGGGTTGTTGCTGAAAGCGGTGAAGGCCTGGTCGGCGTTGGGGTCGATTTTGTCGGTGGTGCGCTGGCGCGAGAGGTCGTCGCGCAGGACGCGGGTGGCGTAGCGCATTGTTTCGAGGACGCCGAGCTGGTAGTTCTGGGGGTTGTCGAGCAGGATGGTGGGGTAGAGTTTGTCGTTGGGCAGCCAGGCTTCCAGCAATTGATCACCCATGGTGACCAACGTGTTGGTGAAGACCACGCCGGGGGCTGGCGGTTTTTTGGCGGCGTCGGCGGGCACGGGGTCGAAGGGGTCTTTGAAGGCGCGGGCGTAATCGTACCAGCAGATGAAGGGCGCGGCCAGGCAGTAGAGCAACACCAGCAGGGCCAGGCCTCTGGCGGCGCGGCCGGCCAGGGATGTTTCGGCGGCCAGGGGGTTGAACCAGCCGAGCAGTCGGCCGCCTTTGGATTTTTCTTCTTGCGCGGCGTGCATTTCATACCATCCGTCGTGGGTTTTGGCGGATCGGGCCACGATGACCCTTTTGATACTACATGCTCCTGGAAGCGCCCGATTTGTCAAGGGCCAAGCGGGCGATCTTTTGGGCGATGGCGGTGGTGGAGAGCCCTTGCACCAGGGGGATCGACAGGACAACCCCGCCTTGGGCCAAGACAAATTCCGCGCCGACGATCTTGTCCACCGGCCAGTCGCCGCCCTTGACCAAAATATCCGGGGCGATAATTTCGATCAGCGCGGCCGGGGTGGGATCGTCAAAGACGACCACGGCGTCGACGGCTTGCAGGGCGGCCACGACCTCGGCGCGTTGCGCCTGGGGCACCAGGGGGCGCTCGTCGCCCTTGCCCAGGGTGCGCACGCTCTCGTCTGAATTGAGGCCCAGCACCAGCATCTGGCCCAGGGCGCGGGCCTGATTCAGGTAACGCACGTGTCCGGCGTGCAGCAGGTCGAAGCAGCCGTTGGTGAAGACGACCTTGCCGCCGGTGGCGCGCACGGCTTGGGCGGCTTGGGCGACCTGTTGGGCGCTTTGGATTTTGCGTCTGGTGTCCGGCTCAGGGGTTGTCATGGATCTCTCCCATGGCGCGCGAGACGGTCAGGGCGCGCACCTGGACCGCGCCGGCGGCCAGCAGGGCCATGGTGCATTCGTGGAGCGTGGCCCCGGTGGTTTGCACGTCGTCGATGAGCAGCACGCGGCGGCCGTCGACCTGGGCGGCCAGGCGCGGGTTGACGGCAAAGGCCCCGCTGACGTTGGCCAGGCGTTCTTGGCCGTTTAGCCGAGCCTGGGGCCTGGTGTGGCGCAGGCGCAGCAACAGTCGGGCGCGCAGGCGGCCCTGGCCCTGGTCCAATCGCCGGGCCAGCCAGGCCGCCTGGTTGAAGCCCCGGCCCAGCAGGCGCAAACGGTGCAGCGGCACCGGGCAGATGATCTCGGCCCAGCCAAGCATTTCGGCCGGCGCGCGTTCGCACAGCAGCAGGGCCAAGGCGCGGCCGGCGGCCCAGTCGCGGCGATATTTGAAGGCGCGCACGCACTGGGCGGCCGGGCCGGCGTGTTTGGCCACGGCGAAGCTAAGGCTGTCGATGGGCTCCAGCGAGGGCTCCACCGTGGGCTCGACCTGGGCCAGGCAGGCCGCGCAGAGCCCGCCGCCGTGGGCCGGCCGGCCGCAGGCCGGGCAGCGGGCCGGAAAGGCCAGCTCCAGCAGGCCCCGACCCAAGGCGGCCAGCGAAGGCGGCACGATTCTAGAGCCTCTCGACCACCGCCTGGGCGAAGCCCGAGCAGGAAAGCTCGGTGGCCCCGCTGATCTGGCGGGCCAGATCGTAGGTGACCATGCCATCTTGCACGGCCCGGCCCAGGGCGGCGGGGATCAGGTCGGCGGCCTCGACCCAGCCCATGTGTTCGAGCATCATCGCCCCGGAAAGCACCAGCGAGCCGGGGTTGACTTTGTCTTGCCCGGCGTATTTTGGCGCGGTGCCGTGGGTGGCCTCGAACATGGCGCATTCGTCGCCGACGTTGGCCCCGGGGGCCATGCCCAGCCCGCCGACCTGGGCGGCCAGGGCGTCGCTGAGATAATCGCCGTTGAGGTTGGGCATGGCCAGGACGTCGTATTCGTCGGGCCGCAGGAGCACCTGCTGGAACATGGCGTCGGCGATGCGATCCTTGATCACCAGCTTGCCAGGCTCTTCCTGGCCCTCGCGCACGACGCGGCCGGCGTATTTTTCGGCGGCCAGCTCATAGCCCCAATCGCGGAAAGCGCCCTCGGTGAACTTCATGATGTTGCCCTTGTGCACCAAGGTGACGCTTTGGCGGCCGCGGGCCAGGGCGTAATCGATGGCCATGGCCACCAGGCGTTTGGTGCAGCGGGCGCTCATGGGCTTGATTCCCACGCCGGCCTGGGGGTCGACGACCGCGCCCAGCTCCGAGGCCAGGAAGTCGATCAGCCGCTTGGCCTCGGGGCTGCCCGCGCGCCATTCCAGGCCGGCGTAGACGTCCTCGGTGTTTTCGCGGTAGATGACCATGTCCACGGCCTCGGGCCGTTTCACGGGGCTGGGCGCGCCGGGGATGTGGCGCACGGGCCGGATGCAGGCGTAGAGGTCGAGCACCTGGCGCAGGGTGACGTTCAACGAGCGAAAGCCGCCGCCCACCGGCGTGGTCAGGGGGCCCTTGATGGAGACCTTCAGCGCGGCAATGTCTTCGATGGTTTTTTGGGGCAGGTATTGGCCGGTTTGCTCCAGGGCCTTTTCGCCGGCCAGCAGCTCGACCCAGGCGATGCGCCTTTGGTCGCCGTAGGCCTTGGCCACGGCCGCCTCCAGGATCAGCTTGGTGGCCCGCCAGATGTCGGGGCCGGTGCCGTCGCCTTCGATGTAGCCCACCGCCGGGATGGCTGGGACTTGCGGTTTGCCGTCTGGACCGATGGTGATGGGCTCCGCGCCCTGGGGCAGATTGCCGAGGGTGTGGCTCACGGCTCTATTTCTCCTTTTGCTTTTCGGCCTCGTATTGGGCCAGGAACTCCGCGTGGCTGGCCTGGGGGTTGATGCCGGGGCAGACCAGCTTGGCCTCCTCGAAGGCCGAGGCGTTTTTGAGCATGGCCCCCAGCCAGGGCCAGGCCCGGCAGATGCGCGGCTTGGCCTGGTGGATGCGGCAGCCGTCGGGCCCCAGCAGGATGCACACGCCGTTTTCGTCGCAGATTATCTCGTATTTTTCGCCGCGCCGGCGGCAATAGAGTTCGACGAAAGCCTCGGGCGCAAGATCCAGCAGGGCCGCGGCGGCCGGCAACTCCTCGCGCAACAGCCAGGCCGCGCCCTCGCCGGTGCAGCACTGGCTGCAACGCAGACACTCGAAGGCGAGGGGGCGGCTGTTTTTTTGCTCGTGGTTCGTCATGGCAGTCAGCAGATTACACCGCCCGGCCCGGCCTGGCAAGGGCGCTCAGCCCTTGGCGCCCAGCAGGGGAAAGACCTTTTCGCGCACGAATTTGATCGAGGACTTGGCCTCCTCGGCGGCCCGTGGCCAATAGCGGCCGCGCAGCGCGCCGGGCGGGTCCAGCAGCATGCGCCGATCGCGCCCCAGCTTGTGGGCCTGGACGAAATTCTTGGGCATCTCCTCGGGCAGCTTGTCTTCCTGGCCGCTGATGATGGCCCAGGCCAGGGCCCAGCCTCGGGCCACGTTGGCCAGGTCGTAGCCGCCGCCGCCCAGGGCCAACCAGCGGCCTTGAGCCATCTGGCGCAGATCCAGCAGGCAGCGGCCCAGGCCCTGGGTGGTCAGGTTGAGATTGGCCAGGGGATCGCCCATGAGGCTGTCCACGCCGGTCTGGCTGACTACGCAGTCGGGCCGGAAGGCCTCCACCAGCGGCGGCACCAGCTCCTCGAAGGCGCGCACGTAGAGGTCGTCGTCGGTGTGGGGCCACAGGGGGATGTTGACGTTGAAGCCCACGCCCTGGCCGCGGCCGATCTCCTCCAAGACGCCCGAACCGGGGAAAAGGGTCTCGGGATTTTGGTGCAGGCTGATGCACAAGACTTTGTCGGAGCCGTAGAAGGCCCACTGCACGCCGTCGCCGTGGTGGGCGTCCAGATCGATGTAGACCACGCGGCGGCCCTGGGCCAGCAGGCGCATGATGGCCAGGTTGATGTCGTTGACGTAACAGAAGCCCGAGGCCCTGGCGGCCATGGCGTGATGCATGCCGCCGGCCATGGAAAAGACCGCCGGCCGGCCGGCCAGCAACAGCTCGGCGGCGGCCAGGCTGGCCCCGGCCGAAAGGGCGGCCCACTCGTAGACGCCGGGAAAGACGGGGTTGTCCTTGCCGCCCAGGCCGAACATGGCGAACGGCGGCGGCACGGGGCTTTCGCTCAGCTCGCGCAGGGTGTCGAGGTAGCGGCGGTCGTGGAACGTGGCCATCTGATCGTCGCTGGCGGGGAAAGCGGGCAGGGCCGGGGCGTCCAGGCCGCAGTCGGTGATGAGCTGATGGGCCAGGGCCAGGCGCTGGACGCGCAAAGGGTGGCCGGGGCCGAAGTCGAACCGCGCGAACTCGTCGGAATAAACGTAAGCCGCTCCCAGATTTGGCCCGATCATGCGTAGTCGTCCCCGTTGGTCGTGAGCGGCCGGCCCAGGCGAGAAAAGTCCTCGCGCCGGGGCCGGCCGCGCGATAAAAGCTGAAAATATACCATCGGGTAGGTTTTGTCCACCCCAAGGCGGCCAATAGCGGTTTGACAGGCCTTGGGGCCGCTGGTACATTCTGACCAGACTAGCAAAGCCAGCCCGGATTCACGTCTTTTGATCGGTGGGGAGGAACCATGGCGCGGGGCTCCCAAATCGAGGCCGATTTGAAAGCCGCCCTCAAGCGGCGCGACGATCTGACCGTATCCTGTCTGCGGATGGCGCGGGCCGCCCTGGCCGGCAAGGCCAAGGATCTGCGTCGACCGCTGGAAGAACAAGAAGAAATTCAGGTGCTCAAGGGCTTGGCCAAGCAGCGCAAGGAAGCGGCCGAGCAGTTCCAGGCCGGCGGGCGGCCCGAGTTGGCCCAGCGCGAACTGAGCGAACTGGCCATCATCGAGGGCTATCTGCCGGCCCAGATGGGCCAGGCCGAGCTGGAGTCCGTGCTGGACCAGGTGTTTGCCGAGCTGCGGCCGCAGGGGCCCAAGGACATGGGCAATGTCATGAAGGCGGTCATGGCCAGGCTGGCCGGGGCCGCCGACGGCAAGCTGGTCAACCAGCTTGTCCGCCAGCGCATGCAGGCTTCCTGATCATTATAAGAAGAGGCTGGTCATCATCGACGCCACGGCTGATTCCCATCTAGACAATGGGCCGGGTTGGACCGGCCAAGCGGACTTGCGCGCCGACGAGGCCGCGCGGGGCTTGTGCTGCGACGAGCAAACCATGGCCGCCCTGGAGCTGCCCGAGTTGCTGGCTATCGTCGCCGGCCTGACCCAGAGCCCCTTGGGCGCGACGCGCGCGCGGCGTTTGCGGCCGTGCAATGATTTGCCCACGGTGGCGCGGCGTCTGCGCCGCCTAAGCCAACTGTGTGATCTGCTTGATCAATCAGGCCCGCCAAGCCTCGATGGCCTGGCCGACGTGGGGCCGCTCTTGGCCCGGCTGGGGGCCGAGGGCGCTTTCCTCACCTGCCCCGAATTGGAGCGTGTGGCCCAGTTTCTTAGCTCGGTCTCCAGCGCCGCCGCCTTTCTCGACCCCAGCGAGAGCCTTTTCGACGAGCTATTTCGCCTGCGCAACTCCTTCATGCCCATGCCCGACCTGGCCAAGCGCATCCGCTCGGTGATCGGGCCGGGCGGTTCGGTGGCCTCCAGCGCCTCGCCGGAGCTGGCCCGCGTCCGCCGCGAGATGGGCCGGGCCCGCGACAGCCTGCGCGGCCAGCTCAACGCCCTGTTCAGCCAGAGCGGCCTCGGCGGCGTGTTTTCCGACCAGATCGTCACCCAGCGGGCCGACCGCTTCGTGGTGCCGGTCAAGGTCGAGATGAAATCGCGCCTGAGCGGCATCATCCACGACGCCTCGGGCACGGGGGCCACCTGTTTCGTCGAGCCGCTGGAGGCGGTGGAGGGCAACAATCGCCTGGCCCTGCTGCGCCGCCAGGAGCACGAGGAAGAGCTGCGCGTGCTGCGCGAGACGGCCCTGGAGATATCCTTCAACCTGGGCGCCCTGCACGAGGCCCAGGACGCCTTGGCCAAGCTGGACTGCCTGCTGGCCCAGGCCGTGTTCTGCCGGCGGTTGGACTGCGCCGAACCCCGCCTGCACGCCGGCGACGAACTGGAGCTGCTCAAGGCCCGGCATCCGCTGCTGGCCTGGCGGCAGGCCCAGGGCCGAGGGCGGGTCGCGCCGGTGGGCCTGAGCCTGGGCGGCGCTTGCCGCACGCTGATCATCAGCGGGGCCAACGCCGGCGGCAAGACCGTGG
Protein-coding regions in this window:
- a CDS encoding YkgJ family cysteine cluster protein — its product is MTNHEQKNSRPLAFECLRCSQCCTGEGAAWLLREELPAAAALLDLAPEAFVELYCRRRGEKYEIICDENGVCILLGPDGCRIHQAKPRICRAWPWLGAMLKNASAFEEAKLVCPGINPQASHAEFLAQYEAEKQKEK
- a CDS encoding acetoin utilization protein AcuC, with product MIGPNLGAAYVYSDEFARFDFGPGHPLRVQRLALAHQLITDCGLDAPALPAFPASDDQMATFHDRRYLDTLRELSESPVPPPFAMFGLGGKDNPVFPGVYEWAALSAGASLAAAELLLAGRPAVFSMAGGMHHAMAARASGFCYVNDINLAIMRLLAQGRRVVYIDLDAHHGDGVQWAFYGSDKVLCISLHQNPETLFPGSGVLEEIGRGQGVGFNVNIPLWPHTDDDLYVRAFEELVPPLVEAFRPDCVVSQTGVDSLMGDPLANLNLTTQGLGRCLLDLRQMAQGRWLALGGGGYDLANVARGWALAWAIISGQEDKLPEEMPKNFVQAHKLGRDRRMLLDPPGALRGRYWPRAAEEAKSSIKFVREKVFPLLGAKG
- the icd gene encoding isocitrate dehydrogenase (NADP(+)), with the translated sequence MSHTLGNLPQGAEPITIGPDGKPQVPAIPAVGYIEGDGTGPDIWRATKLILEAAVAKAYGDQRRIAWVELLAGEKALEQTGQYLPQKTIEDIAALKVSIKGPLTTPVGGGFRSLNVTLRQVLDLYACIRPVRHIPGAPSPVKRPEAVDMVIYRENTEDVYAGLEWRAGSPEAKRLIDFLASELGAVVDPQAGVGIKPMSARCTKRLVAMAIDYALARGRQSVTLVHKGNIMKFTEGAFRDWGYELAAEKYAGRVVREGQEEPGKLVIKDRIADAMFQQVLLRPDEYDVLAMPNLNGDYLSDALAAQVGGLGMAPGANVGDECAMFEATHGTAPKYAGQDKVNPGSLVLSGAMMLEHMGWVEAADLIPAALGRAVQDGMVTYDLARQISGATELSCSGFAQAVVERL
- a CDS encoding GatB/YqeY domain-containing protein, which produces MARGSQIEADLKAALKRRDDLTVSCLRMARAALAGKAKDLRRPLEEQEEIQVLKGLAKQRKEAAEQFQAGGRPELAQRELSELAIIEGYLPAQMGQAELESVLDQVFAELRPQGPKDMGNVMKAVMARLAGAADGKLVNQLVRQRMQAS